One segment of Thermosynechococcus sp. HN-54 DNA contains the following:
- the lnt gene encoding apolipoprotein N-acyltransferase: MQLALPPVSGWFLAFIGIVPLWWQCQVLSPLWAAIAGLCWGWGFYGSSLVWVWDLHPLTWIGIAPVPSWLISRGIWLFLSSWGAVLSGSWAFLMARYGVQRSAPWQLLWGVTLWCALEALWSYSPLWWISLSLTQSPTGLVQLGRLAGPTTITAVVITVNGLVTLSLRRQKWARVWLAITLAGAIALNGVLGASVIADQGESLRVGLIQGNIPTREKLTPEGIRRAWQDYPRGYRQLVALGVDAVLTPEGALPIVWQPHQVNPITSAVREAGVPLWLGTFMETAGGHHQVLLTLDGQGEIYSRYNKVNLVLLGEYIPDWLGGVVQRLSTLRSRLMPGDPAQVFATPWGNAVVLICFESAFSHRSRWQLVHGGQFILSIANNDPYRRQLMTQHHGHDVLRAVEGDRWLVRSTNTGLSAVIAPTGETLWLSDPDEFVIHRATIFQRQTQTLYIRYGDWLLPLLLGGLILLEGLPALRPRALH; this comes from the coding sequence ATGCAGTTGGCGCTACCGCCAGTAAGCGGGTGGTTCTTGGCCTTCATAGGAATTGTGCCCCTGTGGTGGCAGTGTCAGGTTTTATCGCCACTGTGGGCAGCGATCGCTGGGCTGTGTTGGGGATGGGGGTTCTACGGCAGTAGCTTGGTCTGGGTGTGGGATCTGCATCCCCTGACGTGGATCGGTATTGCCCCAGTCCCCAGTTGGCTAATCTCGCGGGGGATTTGGCTTTTCCTCAGCAGTTGGGGGGCAGTCCTGAGTGGGAGTTGGGCGTTTTTGATGGCACGCTATGGTGTGCAGCGATCCGCCCCTTGGCAACTCCTGTGGGGTGTGACCCTTTGGTGTGCCCTTGAAGCCCTCTGGAGCTATTCGCCCCTGTGGTGGATTAGTTTATCCCTGACCCAAAGCCCAACGGGACTCGTTCAACTCGGTCGTCTGGCGGGACCCACCACGATTACGGCAGTCGTGATAACAGTGAATGGCTTGGTCACCCTCAGTCTGCGGCGGCAAAAGTGGGCAAGGGTCTGGCTTGCGATAACCCTCGCAGGGGCGATCGCCCTCAATGGTGTTTTAGGCGCGAGTGTCATTGCCGATCAAGGGGAATCCCTACGGGTGGGTTTGATCCAAGGCAATATCCCGACACGGGAAAAGCTCACTCCAGAGGGTATTCGCCGCGCATGGCAGGACTATCCCCGTGGCTATCGGCAACTGGTGGCTTTGGGAGTGGATGCGGTCTTGACCCCTGAAGGAGCACTGCCGATTGTGTGGCAGCCACACCAAGTCAATCCCATCACCAGCGCTGTTCGCGAGGCGGGTGTGCCCCTGTGGTTAGGGACATTTATGGAGACGGCGGGGGGACATCATCAGGTGCTCCTGACCCTCGATGGGCAGGGGGAGATTTACAGTCGCTACAACAAAGTCAACCTTGTTCTGTTGGGGGAATATATTCCCGATTGGCTGGGGGGGGTAGTACAGCGGTTATCCACCTTGCGATCGCGCCTAATGCCGGGAGACCCAGCGCAAGTGTTTGCCACCCCTTGGGGCAATGCTGTTGTCCTGATTTGCTTTGAATCGGCGTTTTCCCACCGCAGTCGCTGGCAACTGGTGCATGGGGGGCAGTTCATTCTCAGTATTGCCAACAATGATCCCTACCGTCGCCAACTGATGACCCAGCACCATGGCCATGATGTGTTACGGGCTGTCGAGGGGGATCGCTGGCTCGTCCGCTCTACGAATACGGGTCTGTCTGCGGTGATTGCCCCTACAGGGGAAACCCTTTGGCTCTCCGACCCTGACGAGTTTGTGATTCATCGGGCAACCATTTTTCAACGGCAGACCCAAACCCTCTACATCCGCTATGGGGATTGGTTACTGCCCCTGTTGCTGGGGGGGCTTATCCTGCTGGAGGGCTTACCCGCTCTTCGACCACGAGCGTTGCACTGA
- a CDS encoding DUF3598 family protein, whose amino-acid sequence MTTNWENFRKNLGEWHGSFTAVSPTGELGTSVPSILILADTADGQRVRFELRRFGNGLDQPPTSETVQEYSTIGRQNVFFPTGAFSKGSLQVAPFAEFGAEYGFVMGDRRLRFVQLFDKNQHLQSMTLIREFRAHRNAVERPPLTVDQLLGEWRGTAYTVYADWRSPTETPTQLTLWREGDRLYQLLQTPDQEVKTSATIAGSCLHFTDTDQPKQLLLLPDGTSSLTPLQVSFRHPFFVEVGWLWAEGQRQRLIRTYGDRGEWVSATLVVEERVSPPAG is encoded by the coding sequence ATGACAACAAATTGGGAAAATTTTCGCAAAAATCTTGGGGAATGGCATGGCTCGTTTACGGCGGTCAGCCCCACCGGTGAACTAGGAACCTCTGTGCCCTCGATTTTAATCCTTGCCGATACCGCCGATGGCCAGCGGGTGCGTTTTGAACTGCGACGCTTTGGCAATGGCCTTGATCAGCCCCCCACCAGTGAGACTGTTCAGGAATACAGCACCATTGGCCGCCAAAATGTGTTTTTCCCAACAGGTGCTTTTTCTAAGGGATCGTTGCAGGTGGCGCCCTTTGCCGAGTTTGGCGCAGAGTATGGCTTTGTCATGGGCGATCGCCGGCTGCGCTTTGTCCAGCTCTTTGACAAAAATCAGCACCTCCAATCCATGACTCTAATTCGCGAGTTTCGTGCCCACCGTAACGCCGTTGAACGTCCCCCCTTAACCGTGGATCAACTCTTAGGGGAATGGCGCGGTACCGCCTACACCGTCTATGCCGACTGGCGATCGCCCACCGAAACCCCAACCCAACTGACCCTCTGGCGCGAGGGCGATCGTCTTTACCAACTGCTGCAAACCCCTGACCAAGAGGTGAAAACATCCGCCACCATTGCTGGCTCCTGCCTACACTTTACCGATACGGATCAACCCAAGCAACTGTTGTTGCTACCCGATGGTACCTCTAGCCTGACCCCCTTGCAGGTATCCTTTCGCCATCCCTTCTTTGTGGAGGTGGGCTGGTTATGGGCAGAAGGGCAGCGGCAGCGCCTCATTCGTACCTATGGCGATCGCGGCGAGTGGGTCAGTGCAACGCTCGTGGTCGAAGAGCGGGTAAGCCCTCCAGCAGGATAA
- a CDS encoding response regulator, whose translation MTTDLFDSGAGRILIVDDTPENVEVLTTLLQLEGYDVRGAISGQMALMGIEAEPPDVILLDIMMPDMNGYEVCQTLKENPKTKHIPVIFISALDDVFDKVKAFEIGGADYITKPFQQAEVLARVKNQLTIALLQRKLRQKNALLQKQNQQLQQIAEERRELVSSLQAAQEQYRQMFEEAVVGIYQSSPEGVYFKVNDALARIYGYADAEDWLADIEHHNQRPYVEESSWEKFQQQIQARGVVRNLVSKVYRADQTITTICECARPVKSEDGQLLYYEGFVFELPTRNP comes from the coding sequence ATGACCACCGACCTCTTTGACTCAGGGGCTGGTCGCATTTTAATTGTCGATGATACCCCCGAAAATGTTGAAGTTTTAACCACGCTGCTGCAACTTGAAGGCTACGATGTGCGCGGTGCCATCAGTGGCCAAATGGCGCTCATGGGCATTGAGGCAGAACCCCCCGATGTCATCCTGCTGGACATCATGATGCCCGACATGAACGGCTACGAGGTCTGTCAGACTCTGAAAGAGAATCCCAAAACGAAGCATATCCCGGTTATTTTTATTAGTGCTTTGGATGATGTGTTTGATAAAGTCAAGGCCTTTGAGATTGGCGGTGCTGACTACATCACCAAACCCTTCCAACAGGCGGAAGTGCTCGCACGGGTAAAAAATCAGTTGACCATTGCCCTCCTGCAGCGCAAACTGCGGCAAAAAAACGCCCTACTGCAAAAGCAAAATCAGCAGTTACAGCAAATTGCCGAAGAACGCCGTGAATTGGTTTCCTCGCTGCAAGCAGCCCAAGAGCAATATCGGCAAATGTTTGAGGAGGCAGTGGTGGGGATTTACCAAAGCTCGCCAGAGGGCGTTTACTTCAAGGTGAATGATGCCCTAGCGCGCATCTATGGCTATGCTGACGCCGAAGATTGGCTAGCGGATATTGAGCACCACAATCAACGTCCCTACGTGGAGGAGAGCAGTTGGGAAAAGTTCCAGCAGCAAATTCAAGCGCGGGGAGTTGTGCGCAATTTAGTTTCAAAGGTCTATCGCGCCGACCAAACCATCACAACCATCTGTGAGTGTGCCCGCCCCGTCAAGAGTGAGGATGGCCAACTCCTATACTATGAGGGGTTTGTCTTTGAACTGCCCACCCGCAATCCATGA
- a CDS encoding FAD-binding oxidoreductase, with the protein MKQTLSALLGDAAVHSVAELGDRAPHLRPYLPEHALLVTPPTPEQGAEVIACAQREGWRVLPIGASSKLNWLGNTPKADIFLRTTAWQKLIDHAAADMTVTTQVGIPFQQLQHHLAPAGQWIAADPLFRETATLGGCLATQSNGTLRQRYGSWRDQLLGVKFIRSDGQIVKAGGRVVKNVAGYDLMKLLIGSYGTLGILTEVTLRVYPLPDAVQIWHLQGEVSALAKGLEVILTSSLAPARCVLRLEPRGTLLLELEFHTLREVLASGRLGDRLSHIAQSHQLQLEHQDPPTITLNPTPDQVILKIGVPLSEMLAALTQLQQLTRELACECRGEMSAGVGYAYLHGQEEHLRQLILRLRQGLPRGYVSVLAAPLSLKQQLDPWDYRGNALELMRNLKQQLDATGVFGTGVFVGNL; encoded by the coding sequence ATGAAACAAACGCTGAGCGCCCTGTTGGGGGATGCCGCCGTTCATTCTGTTGCTGAATTGGGCGATCGCGCCCCTCACCTGCGTCCCTACCTTCCTGAGCATGCCCTGCTAGTGACTCCCCCTACCCCCGAACAGGGAGCAGAGGTGATTGCCTGTGCCCAGCGGGAAGGCTGGCGGGTATTGCCCATCGGGGCGAGCAGCAAACTCAACTGGCTCGGGAACACCCCCAAGGCAGATATCTTTCTGCGGACAACAGCGTGGCAGAAGCTCATTGATCATGCGGCTGCCGATATGACCGTGACAACCCAAGTGGGCATTCCCTTTCAGCAGCTCCAGCACCACCTAGCACCGGCAGGACAGTGGATTGCCGCCGATCCCCTCTTTCGGGAAACGGCCACCCTTGGCGGCTGCTTGGCCACCCAGAGTAATGGCACCCTGCGGCAGCGGTATGGGTCGTGGCGCGATCAATTGTTGGGGGTGAAGTTCATTCGCAGCGATGGCCAAATCGTCAAAGCAGGGGGTCGGGTGGTCAAAAATGTTGCCGGCTACGACCTGATGAAACTTCTGATCGGCAGCTATGGCACACTGGGGATTCTGACCGAAGTGACGTTGCGGGTGTACCCCCTGCCGGATGCGGTACAAATCTGGCACTTGCAGGGGGAAGTTTCTGCCTTGGCCAAGGGACTTGAGGTGATTTTGACGAGTTCCCTTGCGCCGGCGCGGTGTGTGTTGCGCCTTGAACCACGGGGGACGCTGCTGCTGGAATTAGAATTCCATACCCTGCGGGAAGTGCTCGCCTCGGGCAGGTTGGGCGATCGCCTGAGCCACATTGCTCAAAGCCATCAGCTTCAGTTGGAACACCAAGATCCCCCCACCATTACGCTGAACCCCACCCCCGATCAAGTGATTTTGAAAATCGGCGTGCCTCTGAGTGAAATGTTGGCTGCCCTCACCCAGCTGCAGCAGTTGACAAGGGAATTGGCCTGTGAGTGTCGGGGGGAAATGAGTGCAGGGGTCGGTTACGCCTATCTCCACGGACAGGAAGAGCATCTGCGCCAACTCATTCTCAGGCTGCGCCAAGGGCTACCACGGGGCTATGTCAGCGTCTTGGCTGCTCCTTTGAGTCTCAAGCAGCAACTGGATCCTTGGGATTATCGCGGTAATGCCCTTGAATTGATGCGGAACCTTAAGCAACAATTGGATGCAACGGGTGTCTTTGGCACTGGCGTTTTTGTTGGCAATCTTTAG
- a CDS encoding (Fe-S)-binding protein encodes MTALDPVTGFDAQSPPDPHLIDACVHCGFCLSTCPSYRVLGTEMDSPRGRIYLMDAINEGQVQLADVVPHFDSCLGCLACVTTCPSGVEYDKLIAATRVQVHRHYQRPLGDRWLRQLIFQTLPYPQRLRALLWPLWLYQKLGLANLEKRVGLLKRLLPKSLAAMYQMLPPLSTKTFRDRSPEVVPAQGKQRGRVGVILGCVQRLFLPEVNEATISVLSANGFEVVLPPQQGCCGALPHHQGEEEQAQTLARQMIDCFAAAHVDAVLINASGCGHTLKEYHHLLAADPEYSDRARDFVQKVEDVQVFLVKQGLVTSLHPLGDRPLTLVYQDACHMIHGQKIRLEPRQLLRQIPQVQLREPLDAALCCGSAGVYNILQPDVAAELGRQKVRNLLNTRPDVIVSANVGCTIQLRQYLQEQGSTVPIYHPMQLLDRAIRNERLPL; translated from the coding sequence ATGACCGCACTTGATCCTGTGACTGGCTTTGATGCCCAGTCACCCCCCGATCCCCATCTGATTGATGCCTGTGTCCACTGCGGGTTTTGCCTCTCCACCTGTCCGAGTTATCGGGTGCTGGGGACTGAAATGGACTCTCCCCGTGGTCGCATTTACCTGATGGATGCCATTAACGAGGGACAAGTCCAACTGGCGGATGTCGTGCCGCACTTTGATTCCTGCTTGGGTTGCTTGGCCTGTGTCACCACCTGTCCATCGGGGGTTGAGTATGACAAGTTAATTGCTGCTACCCGTGTCCAAGTCCATCGTCATTATCAGCGCCCCTTGGGCGATCGCTGGCTGCGGCAGTTGATTTTCCAAACGCTGCCCTACCCCCAACGGCTGCGTGCCCTCCTGTGGCCGCTCTGGCTCTACCAAAAACTCGGCTTGGCAAATCTCGAAAAGCGGGTGGGACTCCTGAAACGGCTGCTGCCCAAGTCGCTTGCGGCTATGTATCAAATGCTACCGCCCCTTTCAACCAAAACATTTCGCGATCGCTCCCCTGAGGTCGTGCCCGCCCAAGGGAAACAGCGTGGCCGCGTGGGGGTGATTCTCGGCTGTGTCCAACGGCTCTTTTTGCCTGAAGTCAATGAAGCTACGATCTCCGTGTTAAGCGCCAATGGCTTTGAGGTGGTGCTGCCGCCGCAACAGGGGTGCTGTGGTGCCCTGCCCCATCACCAAGGGGAGGAGGAGCAAGCGCAAACCCTAGCTCGCCAGATGATTGATTGTTTTGCGGCAGCCCATGTGGATGCCGTTTTGATTAATGCTTCAGGGTGTGGCCACACCCTCAAGGAGTACCACCACCTCTTGGCTGCTGACCCAGAGTATAGCGATCGCGCCCGTGACTTTGTGCAAAAGGTTGAAGATGTGCAGGTCTTCCTCGTCAAACAGGGGTTAGTGACCTCCTTGCATCCCTTGGGCGATCGCCCTCTAACCTTGGTCTATCAAGATGCCTGCCACATGATCCACGGCCAAAAAATTCGCCTTGAACCGCGTCAACTGCTGCGGCAAATTCCCCAAGTGCAACTGCGGGAACCCCTCGATGCAGCGCTATGCTGTGGCAGCGCCGGCGTTTACAACATTCTTCAACCCGATGTAGCCGCCGAACTGGGGCGCCAAAAGGTGCGCAACCTTCTGAATACTCGCCCTGATGTCATTGTCTCAGCCAATGTCGGTTGCACAATTCAATTGCGCCAATATCTCCAAGAGCAAGGCAGTACCGTCCCGATTTACCACCCGATGCAACTTCTCGATCGCGCGATTCGGAATGAGAGGCTACCCCTCTAG
- a CDS encoding AarF/ABC1/UbiB kinase family protein → MTARISAVPSAGHRRYDPEAIARYYWRHPWLVLWRFLNISVSFLTFWLLLQWDKWLGQQESQRPLRAMQLRKLLIRLGPTFIKVGQALSTRPDLVRPDYLEELTLLQDKLPPFPNEIAIAIIERDLRLNLGDIFAEFSPHPVAAASLGQVYRAKLHSGEEVAVKVQRPNLLPVITRDLFLIRLLVQWVKPFLPINLCHDLRDIVDEFGRKLYEEIDYLNEGRNAEKFAANFRDDPTVKVPKIYWEYTSEHVLTLEWIHGIKLTRTDCMVAAGVDPDELIRVGVISGLRQLLEFGFFHADPHPGNLFAMPDGRMAYIDFGMMDQLEESTKESLVDAVVHLVNKDYPALAEDFVKLGFLTPETDMTPIIPALESVFEEVIGSSVREFNFKVITDRFSELMYAYPFRVPAKFALIIRSLVTQEGIALCLNPNFRIVDVSYPYVARRLLQGESPQLRRRLLDVLFKDGRLQWQRLENLITIARQDQHFNLAPTATLGLQYLFSEEGQYLRRQIVLALTEDDRLHTEEVQRLWNLIKSDLRPLFFIDVAWEALKASVSHTLGKEEENSSLAVAS, encoded by the coding sequence GTGACTGCCCGTATTTCTGCTGTCCCCAGTGCTGGTCATCGTCGCTATGATCCTGAGGCGATCGCTCGCTACTACTGGCGACACCCTTGGCTCGTCCTCTGGCGGTTCTTGAACATCTCAGTATCTTTCTTAACATTTTGGCTGCTCCTGCAGTGGGACAAGTGGTTGGGGCAACAGGAAAGTCAGCGTCCCCTGCGAGCGATGCAACTGCGCAAACTTCTGATTCGTTTAGGCCCCACCTTTATCAAAGTGGGTCAAGCCCTCTCTACCCGCCCTGATCTAGTTCGCCCTGACTACCTTGAAGAACTGACGCTACTACAAGATAAGCTCCCTCCCTTTCCCAATGAGATTGCCATTGCGATCATTGAGCGGGATCTGCGGCTAAATTTGGGCGATATTTTCGCCGAATTCTCACCGCACCCTGTGGCCGCCGCCAGTCTCGGTCAAGTTTATCGCGCCAAACTCCATAGTGGTGAGGAAGTAGCTGTCAAAGTCCAGCGTCCCAATCTGTTGCCCGTCATTACCCGCGATCTCTTCTTAATTCGCCTCTTGGTGCAGTGGGTTAAGCCCTTTTTGCCCATTAACCTCTGCCACGATCTGCGGGACATTGTGGATGAATTTGGCCGCAAGCTCTACGAAGAGATTGACTACCTCAATGAAGGGCGCAATGCCGAGAAATTTGCTGCCAACTTCCGCGACGATCCGACGGTCAAGGTACCCAAAATCTACTGGGAGTACACCAGTGAGCATGTGCTGACCTTGGAGTGGATCCACGGCATTAAGCTCACCCGTACCGATTGCATGGTAGCTGCGGGCGTTGATCCCGATGAGCTAATCCGTGTGGGGGTGATTTCGGGACTGCGGCAACTCTTGGAATTTGGCTTCTTCCATGCCGATCCGCACCCAGGGAACCTCTTTGCCATGCCCGATGGCCGTATGGCCTACATTGACTTTGGCATGATGGATCAACTGGAGGAGAGCACCAAAGAGTCCCTCGTGGATGCAGTGGTTCATTTGGTGAATAAGGACTATCCAGCACTGGCTGAAGATTTTGTCAAATTGGGATTTCTTACTCCCGAAACCGACATGACGCCAATTATTCCTGCCCTTGAATCGGTCTTTGAGGAGGTGATTGGCTCCAGTGTGCGGGAATTCAACTTCAAGGTGATCACTGATCGCTTCTCGGAGTTGATGTATGCTTACCCCTTCCGCGTTCCCGCTAAGTTTGCCTTGATTATTCGCTCCCTTGTCACCCAAGAGGGTATTGCGCTGTGCCTCAACCCCAATTTCCGCATTGTTGATGTCAGCTATCCCTATGTGGCACGGCGTCTGCTCCAAGGAGAATCCCCCCAACTGCGGCGACGCCTGCTCGATGTCCTCTTCAAGGATGGTCGTCTCCAATGGCAACGACTGGAAAATCTGATTACGATTGCCCGTCAGGATCAGCACTTTAATCTGGCGCCAACGGCCACATTGGGGTTGCAGTACCTTTTTTCTGAGGAGGGGCAGTACCTGCGGCGGCAAATTGTGCTAGCGTTAACCGAAGATGACCGTCTCCACACTGAAGAGGTGCAGCGCCTTTGGAATTTGATCAAGTCTGATCTGCGTCCCCTTTTCTTTATTGATGTGGCATGGGAAGCCCTCAAGGCCTCAGTGTCCCATACCCTCGGTAAGGAAGAAGAGAACAGTTCCTTGGCCGTTGCTAGCTAA
- a CDS encoding DICT sensory domain-containing protein, producing the protein MANRIIATSVLEELLARLPHLRSQLYFKTSLTALSHAMEDQVLANEDAPIIIACFQRERFYRQEAHRYRRIATKSNHVYVLAAPETEFTNCSGDYETVAFDPADALSQEWHLTVLGKNYSTCLVCREVQRSPAHRLDVLPPMDAARRFEGIWTFDRQVAATAAELLLNRIREYRPELKDKLKEALGLVAKYRQVEGCNSDPAPFADRLVTYLQAGQYKQIKAYRQIAIQERKERLTNAITTAIRNSLNPTEILTRAVAELGEALKSDRCLIYRCRSTDTRVRIEHEYTSGTLPPLQYQYWPVSEHPYTQRALDHQQVIQVDDVAADPHYDALRFKPLDAAGVKALLLAPVLYQGRLLGIVELHRGEPLPWHDMDAELVEAIATQVGVALIQAEAYADLEELNAQLEALDRTRSNLIAITGHELRTPLSTIQVCLESLASEPDMDPELRQVMLSTALADAERMRKLIQDFLTLSQLESGRVQWRPEPLPLQELVDLALSSLRTPKDQLPTIRMALPKELPLIRADGEWLVEVLSKLLDNACKFTEQSGQVSIAAKPRPDGLLEVTVADTGRGIEPDRLETIFDRFYQEEGALRRSTGGTGLGLAICRQIITNLGGQIWAESAGRDRGSEFHFTIPIAEPFSG; encoded by the coding sequence ATGGCCAACAGGATCATTGCCACATCTGTTCTTGAAGAGTTGTTGGCGCGGTTGCCTCACCTGCGATCGCAACTGTACTTCAAGACATCGCTGACGGCGCTCTCCCATGCAATGGAGGATCAGGTTTTGGCCAATGAGGATGCGCCAATCATTATTGCCTGTTTTCAGCGGGAACGCTTTTATCGTCAAGAGGCCCATCGCTACCGACGCATTGCCACCAAATCCAATCACGTCTATGTCCTAGCGGCGCCCGAAACGGAGTTTACCAACTGCTCGGGGGACTATGAAACCGTTGCCTTTGATCCCGCCGATGCCCTGAGTCAAGAATGGCACTTGACGGTCTTGGGTAAAAATTACAGCACTTGCTTGGTATGCCGCGAAGTCCAGCGATCGCCCGCCCATCGCTTAGATGTGTTGCCCCCCATGGATGCGGCGCGTCGTTTTGAGGGCATTTGGACCTTTGATCGGCAAGTGGCGGCCACAGCGGCTGAACTGCTCCTGAATCGGATTCGTGAGTACCGCCCGGAACTCAAGGATAAACTTAAGGAGGCTCTGGGATTGGTGGCGAAGTATCGCCAAGTAGAGGGCTGCAATAGTGACCCTGCCCCCTTTGCCGATCGCTTGGTGACCTATCTGCAAGCAGGACAATACAAGCAAATCAAGGCCTACCGCCAAATTGCCATTCAAGAGCGCAAGGAACGCCTCACCAACGCCATCACCACAGCCATTCGCAACTCCCTCAATCCCACGGAAATTCTCACGCGCGCGGTGGCAGAACTGGGGGAAGCCCTGAAAAGCGATCGCTGTCTCATCTACCGTTGCCGCAGTACCGATACCCGCGTGCGCATTGAGCACGAGTACACAAGCGGAACCCTACCGCCGTTGCAGTACCAGTATTGGCCGGTCAGCGAGCACCCCTACACACAACGGGCACTGGATCATCAGCAGGTGATTCAAGTGGATGATGTGGCGGCTGATCCCCACTACGATGCCCTGCGCTTTAAGCCCCTCGATGCTGCTGGGGTCAAGGCACTCCTGCTGGCGCCAGTGCTCTATCAAGGGCGGCTCCTTGGGATTGTCGAACTGCACCGCGGCGAACCGTTGCCTTGGCACGATATGGACGCAGAATTGGTGGAGGCGATCGCCACCCAAGTGGGGGTTGCCCTGATTCAGGCAGAGGCCTATGCGGATCTAGAGGAACTGAATGCCCAACTGGAGGCCTTGGATCGCACCCGCAGCAATCTGATTGCCATTACCGGTCACGAACTGCGCACGCCCCTTTCGACCATTCAAGTCTGCCTCGAAAGCCTAGCCAGCGAACCCGATATGGATCCAGAACTGCGGCAGGTGATGCTGAGTACTGCGTTGGCCGATGCGGAGCGGATGCGGAAACTCATTCAGGACTTTCTCACGCTCTCGCAGTTGGAAAGTGGTCGTGTCCAATGGCGACCGGAACCACTGCCGTTGCAGGAACTGGTGGATTTGGCGCTAAGTAGCTTACGCACCCCTAAGGATCAACTGCCGACGATTCGGATGGCGTTGCCCAAGGAATTGCCCTTGATCCGAGCCGATGGGGAATGGCTAGTGGAGGTGCTCTCGAAGCTACTCGATAATGCCTGTAAGTTTACGGAACAGTCGGGTCAAGTTTCCATTGCGGCAAAACCCCGTCCTGATGGTTTGCTGGAAGTGACGGTGGCTGATACTGGGCGGGGGATTGAACCGGATCGTCTGGAAACAATTTTTGATCGCTTTTATCAAGAAGAGGGGGCACTGCGGCGCTCGACGGGTGGCACAGGCTTGGGTTTAGCCATCTGTCGCCAGATCATTACCAATCTGGGGGGACAAATTTGGGCAGAGTCGGCGGGGCGCGATCGCGGTAGTGAATTCCACTTTACGATTCCCATTGCTGAGCCTTTTTCTGGATAG
- a CDS encoding segregation/condensation protein A: protein MAPSFADTAIDILIDLAERGEIDPWDIQVIDVFDRCLAELARRGEPSLSESGQAFLYAAMLVLLKSDRLMTVAEPAPEVETVAESPEIPENPSIGVWPTALEQHLRRRPVAPPQQRRRVTLEELIAHLKTMAVQSDRAQMLRSHQPRRRRRPTTLKAITQLAHQENLTEMASEVETLLAEIAPEGTWLDFQELLRRKPDPVGVFWALLFLAAQSKVDLQQADFYQPLQVRTSLPQAIPLEA from the coding sequence GTGGCACCATCCTTTGCCGATACCGCCATTGACATTTTGATTGACTTGGCCGAGCGGGGCGAAATTGACCCGTGGGATATTCAAGTGATTGATGTCTTTGATCGCTGTTTGGCGGAGTTGGCGCGTCGGGGGGAACCGAGTTTGAGTGAGTCAGGACAGGCTTTTTTGTATGCAGCCATGCTGGTACTCCTGAAGAGCGATCGCCTGATGACTGTTGCTGAACCAGCGCCAGAGGTGGAAACGGTTGCAGAATCCCCAGAGATTCCTGAGAACCCCTCCATAGGTGTTTGGCCGACTGCCCTAGAGCAGCATTTACGTCGTCGTCCGGTGGCTCCCCCGCAGCAGCGTCGCCGCGTCACCCTTGAGGAGCTGATTGCTCACCTGAAAACAATGGCGGTTCAGAGCGATCGCGCCCAGATGTTGCGGTCTCATCAACCCCGCCGTCGTCGCCGGCCGACAACCCTCAAGGCGATCACCCAACTGGCTCACCAAGAAAATCTCACGGAGATGGCCAGTGAAGTGGAAACACTGCTGGCAGAGATTGCTCCCGAAGGTACATGGCTAGACTTCCAAGAGCTACTGCGGCGCAAACCCGATCCCGTGGGCGTCTTTTGGGCGCTGCTATTCCTCGCTGCCCAGTCCAAGGTGGATCTGCAGCAAGCAGATTTTTATCAACCCCTACAGGTGCGAACTTCTCTGCCGCAAGCGATTCCCCTTGAGGCCTAA